In Chryseobacterium turcicum, a single window of DNA contains:
- a CDS encoding LytR/AlgR family response regulator transcription factor — MIKCVILDDELLAISYLKLLCEQIENVEVVKAFNDPKIFLNEIKNIDCNLCILDIEMPGMTGLQVAELISDSKKIIFTTAYKEYAAEAFDLNVVDYVRKPIKKERLIQAFEKAADLLTNTQKKEFIDWNTNIGKSTIFTEQIAYIKTSEIDSRDKDIILKDGTKIVLKNLNFKSLLEMLPSKDFAQVNKKEIIALSSVKVLSTNEIITTIPTDSDHFLKLQIGDTYRNSLMEMFGK, encoded by the coding sequence ATGATAAAATGCGTTATTCTTGATGATGAGTTACTAGCAATAAGCTACCTGAAACTTTTATGCGAGCAAATTGAAAATGTAGAAGTTGTAAAAGCTTTTAACGACCCTAAAATCTTCCTCAACGAAATAAAAAATATAGACTGTAATCTCTGTATTTTAGATATCGAAATGCCTGGAATGACCGGATTACAGGTTGCTGAATTGATTTCAGATTCAAAAAAAATCATTTTCACAACGGCTTACAAAGAATATGCTGCAGAAGCTTTTGACCTGAATGTTGTAGATTATGTACGGAAACCCATCAAAAAAGAAAGATTAATTCAGGCCTTTGAAAAAGCAGCAGACCTTTTAACAAATACTCAGAAAAAAGAATTCATTGATTGGAATACCAACATTGGTAAATCCACTATTTTTACAGAACAGATTGCCTATATAAAAACTTCAGAAATCGACAGCCGCGACAAAGACATCATTCTGAAAGACGGAACAAAAATCGTTCTTAAAAATCTTAATTTTAAATCTCTTCTGGAAATGCTTCCTTCTAAAGATTTTGCACAAGTCAACAAAAAAGAAATTATCGCTTTGTCTTCTGTAAAAGTTTTGTCTACCAACGAAATAATTACGACAATACCAACCGATTCTGACCATTTTTTAAAACTTCAGATTGGTGATACGTACAGAAACTCTTTAATGGAAATGTTCGGAAAATAG
- a CDS encoding MarR family winged helix-turn-helix transcriptional regulator, translating into MENSESLKLENQICFPLYVIAKEITGLYRPFLDELDITYPQYLVMMVLWENDGLPVNNIGEKLYLDSGTLTPLLKRLEAKGLIVRKRKKEDERVVQVFISEAGIALQQKACEIPSKMYQKVGVSKEEWAELSNSVKKILNKIDNK; encoded by the coding sequence ATGGAAAATTCCGAATCTTTAAAATTAGAAAATCAAATTTGCTTTCCGTTATATGTGATTGCAAAAGAGATTACCGGGCTTTATCGTCCGTTTCTTGATGAGTTGGATATTACTTATCCGCAATATCTAGTGATGATGGTTCTTTGGGAAAATGACGGACTTCCCGTAAATAATATTGGCGAAAAACTCTATTTAGACAGTGGTACTTTAACACCGCTTTTAAAAAGACTGGAAGCAAAAGGATTAATTGTAAGAAAACGTAAGAAAGAAGATGAAAGAGTTGTTCAGGTTTTTATTTCAGAAGCTGGAATAGCCCTTCAGCAAAAAGCTTGTGAAATACCTTCTAAGATGTATCAAAAAGTAGGAGTTTCTAAAGAAGAATGGGCAGAACTCAGCAACAGCGTAAAAAAAATCTTAAACAAAATAGACAATAAATGA
- the bla-A gene encoding CGA/CIA family class A beta-lactamase, with translation MKKTAFLFLLISAFTFAQKSILAQKVDSIIKDKKAVVGVSVLGFEDGFKYNKNAETKLPMLSVFKFHIAATVLDLVDKGKFSLDQKILIKKSDLLENTWSPIREKYPEGNIELPLSEIINYTVAWSDNNGCDILLRLIGGPQVVQKFMDSKGVKNFQIKHNEEQMHKGSKYLYENYTTTNSLSQLYKKFYDGKILSEKSTKFLYEIMLNTSTGGNKLKEQLPKQSIAHKTGSSGKDGDLTIAENDSGIVTLPNGKHYAIVVFISDSTETDIVNCKMISDISKAVWDYFNK, from the coding sequence ATGAAAAAAACAGCTTTTCTTTTTCTATTGATTTCGGCATTTACTTTTGCTCAGAAATCTATTTTAGCACAAAAGGTCGATTCAATCATAAAAGATAAAAAAGCCGTTGTTGGCGTTTCTGTTTTAGGTTTTGAAGATGGTTTTAAATACAATAAAAATGCAGAAACAAAGTTGCCCATGCTTAGTGTATTTAAGTTTCATATTGCAGCTACCGTACTCGATTTGGTAGATAAAGGAAAGTTTTCATTAGACCAGAAAATTTTAATTAAAAAAAGTGATTTGCTTGAAAATACTTGGTCGCCTATTCGAGAAAAATATCCTGAAGGAAATATAGAGCTTCCTTTAAGCGAAATTATCAATTATACCGTTGCGTGGAGTGATAATAATGGTTGTGATATCTTATTGAGACTTATCGGAGGTCCCCAAGTCGTTCAAAAATTTATGGATTCTAAAGGGGTGAAAAACTTCCAAATCAAACATAATGAAGAGCAGATGCACAAAGGATCCAAATATTTGTATGAAAATTATACGACAACCAATTCTTTGAGCCAGCTTTACAAAAAATTCTACGATGGTAAAATTTTGTCTGAGAAATCAACAAAGTTTTTATACGAAATCATGCTGAACACCTCTACTGGCGGAAATAAACTGAAAGAACAATTGCCCAAACAATCTATTGCCCACAAAACCGGTTCTTCAGGTAAAGATGGGGATTTAACAATTGCAGAAAATGATTCAGGAATCGTTACGCTACCAAATGGCAAGCATTATGCAATAGTAGTATTTATTAGCGATTCTACAGAGACAGACATAGTAAATTGCAAGATGATTTCAGACATTTCAAAGGCGGTTTGGGATTATTTTAATAAGTAA
- a CDS encoding META domain-containing protein, translated as MKNLFLSICTFAVLASCGTMKDASSSKVGKAQPSIANTKWVLADNVKGQVPTLNVEGSKINGNSGCNKYFGGITMETASGKFEASQMGSTKMACDNMSVEQNFLDMLQKANKYVVSGNTLELYQDNLLLLKFNKSE; from the coding sequence ATGAAAAATCTTTTTTTAAGTATATGCACATTTGCTGTTTTAGCATCTTGCGGAACAATGAAAGACGCATCTTCATCAAAAGTTGGTAAAGCACAACCTTCAATCGCCAATACAAAATGGGTGTTAGCTGATAATGTAAAAGGGCAGGTTCCTACTTTGAATGTAGAAGGCTCAAAAATCAATGGAAACTCTGGATGCAACAAATATTTTGGTGGGATAACCATGGAAACGGCATCAGGAAAGTTTGAAGCTTCGCAAATGGGGTCTACTAAAATGGCTTGTGACAATATGAGTGTAGAGCAAAACTTTCTAGATATGCTTCAGAAAGCCAATAAATATGTGGTTTCTGGAAATACTTTAGAATTGTATCAGGATAATTTGTTGTTATTAAAATTCAACAAATCTGAATAA
- a CDS encoding histidine kinase has product MDGNYYMIHDYLIFIGVFAIFFFLTVGIYLFSQNQRLKIKNIRLFETNKLIEQKLNEVQLEHIGTKLNPHLFKNILNSVQSHAYQTYISLDKLANVLDYILYESNNKFVSPKEELSFALSLIEINKIKVNPLFDFRIKSKIDKSDSVFEEKIFAPLISVDLIENAFKHTDFLAQDSFISILLELEAGIFSMKISNKASLKNALHKDHSGFGSQSLDQRLKLIYNDFYTLHKSSKNGIFTAELTINLGEFYDKMRYS; this is encoded by the coding sequence ATGGATGGCAATTACTACATGATTCATGATTATCTGATTTTCATCGGAGTGTTTGCTATTTTCTTTTTTTTAACCGTTGGAATTTATCTTTTCAGTCAAAATCAGCGGTTGAAGATTAAAAACATTAGACTTTTTGAAACCAATAAACTGATTGAGCAGAAACTGAATGAAGTTCAGCTAGAACATATCGGAACGAAGCTCAATCCGCATTTATTTAAAAATATTCTCAACTCGGTACAGTCGCACGCTTATCAAACCTACATATCGCTCGACAAACTGGCCAATGTTCTGGATTATATTTTGTACGAAAGCAACAATAAATTTGTAAGCCCAAAAGAAGAACTGAGTTTTGCGTTAAGCCTTATTGAAATAAATAAAATCAAGGTTAATCCGCTTTTTGATTTTAGAATTAAATCGAAAATTGATAAATCTGATTCTGTCTTTGAAGAAAAGATTTTTGCACCACTTATTTCAGTTGATTTAATTGAGAATGCTTTTAAACATACCGATTTTTTAGCTCAAGATTCTTTCATTTCTATTCTATTGGAGCTTGAAGCGGGTATTTTTTCAATGAAAATAAGCAATAAAGCTTCCCTGAAAAATGCATTACACAAAGACCACAGTGGTTTTGGAAGCCAGTCTTTAGACCAAAGATTAAAGCTTATCTACAACGATTTTTATACCCTTCATAAAAGCTCAAAAAACGGTATCTTCACCGCAGAATTAACAATCAATTTAGGAGAATTCTATGATAAAATGCGTTATTCTTGA
- a CDS encoding NAD(P)H-dependent oxidoreductase: MSLIENLNWRHAVKAYNPEKKVSQEDLNKILEAARLAPTSSGLQPFRIVVVENQDLKNKMVPGALNPEVMRDSSHVLVFAAWDEYSNEKIDKVYDHHTDVRDLPRGRFGSYTDKIKEIYGAQTPEEHFAHTARQTYIALGLAMAQAAELKIDSTPAEGFSNEVVDEVLGLKELGLKSVSLLYLGYRDDANDWMASMKKVRIPMEEFIIKK; encoded by the coding sequence ATGTCATTAATAGAAAATTTAAACTGGAGACACGCAGTAAAAGCTTACAATCCGGAAAAAAAAGTTTCACAGGAAGATTTAAATAAAATTTTAGAAGCGGCAAGATTAGCTCCTACTTCTTCAGGGTTACAGCCTTTTAGAATTGTAGTGGTAGAAAATCAAGATTTGAAAAACAAAATGGTACCAGGAGCGCTAAATCCGGAAGTGATGAGAGATTCTTCTCATGTATTGGTTTTTGCAGCTTGGGATGAATATTCGAACGAAAAAATCGACAAAGTATATGACCACCATACTGATGTAAGAGATTTACCAAGAGGTCGTTTTGGCAGCTACACCGATAAAATTAAAGAAATATATGGTGCTCAAACTCCCGAAGAGCATTTTGCACATACAGCAAGACAAACTTATATTGCTTTAGGATTAGCCATGGCGCAAGCTGCAGAACTGAAAATAGATTCTACCCCTGCAGAAGGTTTTAGTAATGAAGTGGTTGATGAAGTTTTAGGTCTTAAAGAATTAGGTTTAAAAAGTGTAAGCTTGCTATATCTTGGTTACAGAGACGATGCCAATGACTGGATGGCTTCTATGAAAAAGGTAAGAATTCCTATGGAGGAATTTATTATTAAAAAATAA
- the pheT gene encoding phenylalanine--tRNA ligase subunit beta — protein sequence MKISSNWLKDYIKTELKTERIGEFLTDIGLEVEGIEKFESVKGSLEGIVVGKVLTCEKHPNADKLNKTTVDVGNGKVLNIVCGAPNVAEGQTVPVAVVGTKIYAKDGSFFEIKEAKIRGEVSQGMICAEDELGLSDDHGGIMVLDETKYEVGKNFAEYFELTNDEVLEIGLTPNRTDAMSHYGVARDLHAFLSTNQQKSEFEKVSSVALNNEGSHSFTLEVEDTELTPRYIGAVIENVKVADSPAWLKDRLKAIGLSPINNVVDITNYVLHGFGQPLHAFDADKIADKKVKVGTVAEGTKFTTLDGVERTLNGSEIIIKDGQDNPMCIAGVFGGANSGVSNETKTIFLESAYFNPVAVRKGAKFHGLNTDASFRFERGVDPNITRTAITQAIKLIEELAEGKLVGDLLEEYPKKIEDSYIIIRFSKIEQILGTKIHREKVKEILKALEIQVLNDIQNGFEISVPAYRADVTREIDVIEEILRIYGYNKIDAPQKISFTPVKLSANDQDELENSWARTLQSLGFNEVMNNSLTSVKDETDAVKLLNPLSGDLAFMRKSLLEGLLQNAVYNINRKNQDIKFFEFGKIYHKREKYEERKQMSILVSGRNDAENWLQPKSATDFYNLKAYVKVLLEKLAIDYKEIALDDERFSDAIEYKSEERTLVRIGKVAPQMLKDFDIDQDCFYAEIELEFAQELRSKNELKFKDIPKFNKIRRDLALLIDKNISYQELYQTAKKNKSPFIKNINLFDVYEGKNLPEGKKSYAMSFELLNEEKTLEEKEISHVMDSLIKSFQKEFNAELRS from the coding sequence ATGAAAATATCAAGCAACTGGCTGAAAGACTACATCAAAACAGAACTTAAAACCGAAAGAATCGGTGAATTTCTTACCGATATTGGTCTTGAAGTAGAAGGTATCGAAAAGTTTGAAAGTGTAAAGGGAAGTCTTGAAGGCATTGTTGTAGGAAAAGTTTTGACTTGTGAGAAACATCCTAATGCTGATAAATTAAACAAAACAACGGTAGATGTAGGAAACGGAAAGGTTTTAAATATCGTTTGTGGTGCTCCGAATGTTGCAGAAGGACAAACTGTGCCTGTTGCAGTAGTAGGAACTAAGATTTATGCTAAAGACGGAAGTTTTTTCGAAATTAAAGAAGCAAAAATAAGAGGTGAGGTTTCTCAGGGAATGATTTGTGCAGAAGACGAATTAGGTTTGAGCGATGACCATGGCGGGATTATGGTTTTAGACGAAACCAAATACGAAGTGGGAAAAAACTTTGCAGAATATTTTGAATTAACAAATGACGAAGTTCTTGAAATTGGTTTAACGCCAAATAGAACCGATGCAATGTCGCATTACGGAGTTGCAAGAGATTTGCACGCATTTCTTTCTACTAATCAGCAAAAATCTGAGTTTGAAAAAGTATCTTCTGTAGCTTTAAACAATGAAGGTTCACATAGTTTTACACTTGAAGTTGAAGATACAGAATTGACGCCAAGATACATTGGAGCAGTAATCGAAAACGTAAAAGTTGCAGATTCTCCAGCTTGGTTGAAAGACAGATTAAAAGCCATCGGTTTAAGCCCAATCAATAATGTTGTAGATATTACCAATTATGTTCTTCACGGTTTTGGTCAGCCTCTTCATGCTTTTGATGCAGATAAAATTGCAGATAAAAAAGTAAAAGTAGGAACGGTTGCAGAAGGAACAAAATTCACTACTTTGGATGGTGTGGAAAGAACGTTGAACGGTTCTGAAATTATCATTAAAGACGGACAAGATAATCCGATGTGTATTGCCGGAGTTTTCGGTGGTGCTAATTCTGGAGTTTCAAACGAAACAAAAACTATTTTCTTGGAAAGTGCTTATTTCAATCCGGTTGCGGTAAGAAAAGGAGCGAAATTTCATGGCTTAAATACTGACGCTTCTTTCAGATTTGAAAGAGGGGTTGACCCGAATATTACAAGAACAGCAATTACTCAAGCTATAAAACTGATTGAAGAATTGGCTGAAGGAAAGTTGGTAGGAGATTTGTTGGAGGAGTATCCAAAGAAAATTGAAGATAGCTATATTATCATCAGATTTTCAAAAATCGAACAGATTTTAGGAACAAAAATTCACAGAGAAAAAGTAAAAGAAATTTTAAAAGCACTGGAAATTCAGGTTTTAAATGATATCCAAAATGGTTTTGAAATCTCTGTTCCTGCATACAGAGCTGATGTAACAAGAGAAATTGACGTTATTGAAGAGATTTTAAGAATCTACGGATACAATAAAATCGATGCACCACAGAAAATATCTTTTACGCCTGTAAAATTAAGTGCAAATGACCAGGATGAGTTAGAAAACTCTTGGGCAAGAACTTTACAGAGCTTAGGTTTCAATGAAGTAATGAATAATTCATTAACTTCTGTAAAAGACGAAACTGATGCTGTAAAATTATTGAATCCTTTAAGTGGTGATTTAGCATTTATGAGAAAGTCTTTATTAGAAGGGCTTTTACAGAATGCAGTGTACAATATCAACAGAAAAAATCAGGATATTAAGTTTTTCGAATTCGGGAAAATCTATCATAAAAGAGAAAAATACGAAGAAAGAAAACAAATGTCTATTTTGGTTTCAGGAAGAAATGATGCTGAGAACTGGTTACAGCCAAAATCTGCAACAGATTTCTACAACCTGAAAGCATATGTGAAAGTTTTGTTGGAGAAATTAGCGATTGATTATAAAGAAATTGCTTTGGATGATGAAAGATTCTCTGATGCGATTGAATACAAATCTGAGGAGAGAACTTTGGTGAGAATCGGAAAAGTAGCACCTCAAATGCTGAAGGATTTTGATATAGACCAAGATTGTTTCTACGCAGAAATTGAGCTTGAATTTGCTCAGGAATTGCGTTCTAAAAATGAGTTGAAGTTTAAAGATATTCCTAAGTTCAATAAAATAAGAAGAGATTTAGCTTTATTGATTGATAAGAATATTTCTTATCAGGAATTGTATCAGACGGCTAAAAAGAATAAATCTCCATTCATTAAAAACATTAATCTTTTTGATGTTTATGAAGGGAAAAACCTTCCGGAAGGCAAAAAATCTTACGCAATGAGCTTTGAATTGCTGAACGAAGAAAAAACTTTAGAAGAAAAAGAAATTTCTCACGTAATGGATTCTCTAATTAAATCTTTCCAGAAGGAATTTAATGCAGAATTGAGATCGTAA
- a CDS encoding organic hydroperoxide resistance protein, with product MKTLYTTKVTAKGGRNGHVKSENGIIDLEVRMPKALGGANDDFTNPEMLFAAGYSACFDSALNLVIGKSKIKTGETTVTADVSIGQIENGGFGLAVELEVNIPEVSLEEAQELTDKAHQICPYSNATRNNIEVKLTVTNN from the coding sequence ATGAAAACATTATACACCACAAAAGTTACCGCAAAAGGCGGAAGAAACGGACACGTAAAAAGCGAAAACGGAATTATTGACCTTGAAGTAAGAATGCCAAAAGCTTTAGGCGGTGCCAATGACGACTTCACAAATCCTGAAATGCTTTTTGCAGCCGGATATTCTGCTTGTTTTGACAGCGCACTAAATTTAGTGATTGGCAAATCAAAAATAAAAACTGGTGAAACCACAGTAACAGCCGATGTAAGCATTGGGCAAATAGAAAATGGAGGATTCGGTTTAGCGGTAGAGTTAGAAGTAAATATTCCTGAAGTTTCTCTGGAAGAAGCTCAAGAATTGACCGATAAAGCGCATCAAATTTGTCCTTATTCTAATGCCACAAGAAATAATATTGAGGTAAAACTTACGGTGACTAATAACTAA
- a CDS encoding 3-hydroxybutyryl-CoA dehydrogenase yields MKNIVVIGAGTMGNGIAHTFAQSGFSVNLVDVSQEALDKGLKTITTNLDRIIAKGNLTEEQKAETLGNIKTFTQLKDAVTNADLVVEAATENQDLKLKIFAQMDEFAPENCILSTNTSSISITKIAAATKRADKVIGMHFMNPVPIMKLVEIIKGYSTSKETFDSIYEMSKTLGKVPVEVNDYPGFVANRILMPMINESIETLYNGVAGVEEIDTVMKLGMAHPMGPLQLADFIGLDVCLAILNVMYDGFKNPKYAPNPLLVNMVMAGKLGVKSGEGFYDYSESRKAEKVAKMFAK; encoded by the coding sequence ATTAAAAACATTGTCGTTATCGGAGCGGGAACCATGGGAAATGGTATTGCACATACATTCGCACAAAGCGGTTTTAGTGTAAATTTAGTAGACGTTTCTCAGGAAGCTTTAGATAAAGGATTGAAAACCATTACTACAAACCTTGACAGAATCATTGCAAAAGGTAACCTTACAGAAGAGCAAAAAGCAGAAACTTTAGGAAACATCAAGACGTTTACTCAATTAAAAGATGCGGTAACCAACGCAGATTTGGTAGTAGAAGCGGCGACAGAAAATCAAGATTTAAAATTAAAGATTTTTGCTCAGATGGATGAGTTTGCTCCAGAAAACTGTATTTTATCTACAAACACTTCATCTATATCTATTACTAAAATTGCTGCTGCGACCAAAAGAGCAGATAAAGTAATCGGAATGCATTTTATGAACCCAGTTCCAATCATGAAATTGGTAGAAATCATCAAAGGCTACTCTACTTCAAAAGAAACTTTCGACTCTATTTACGAAATGAGCAAAACCTTAGGAAAAGTTCCGGTAGAAGTAAATGATTATCCTGGTTTTGTGGCGAACAGAATTTTGATGCCGATGATTAATGAATCAATTGAAACTTTGTACAACGGTGTTGCAGGGGTTGAAGAAATTGATACGGTAATGAAATTGGGAATGGCTCATCCAATGGGACCACTTCAACTGGCAGACTTTATCGGTCTTGATGTTTGTCTAGCTATTTTAAATGTAATGTATGACGGTTTCAAAAATCCTAAATACGCACCAAATCCATTATTAGTAAATATGGTAATGGCTGGAAAACTAGGTGTAAAATCAGGAGAAGGTTTCTATGACTATTCTGAAAGCAGAAAAGCAGAGAAAGTAGCCAAAATGTTTGCAAAATAA
- a CDS encoding alanine dehydrogenase, protein MSTTNIFTPFSEEELIPKEEKLEVIKKGKQFSIGIPKETCLNERRTCITPDAVQVLVEHGHEIIIEAGAGQGSFFTDLQYSESGARITQDAKEAFSQDLVLKVNPPTEEEIDYFKPNTYLVSALQINLRDKEYFLKLAEKKINAIAFEFIVDEYKQLALVRLVGEIAGTVSILYASELLALSNGLMLGGITGVRPTEVLIIGAGIVGEFATKAAIGLGASVKVFDNSLSKLRRLHTLVDSRVPTSIIDPKELSKSLRRADVVIGALPRLNMQPIITEEMVMKMKKGSVIIDIVIDNGKAIETSELTTMDDPYIIKHGVIHCGLPNLTSKMPRTTTKAISNFFLSYILNYDIEGGFENMLIRKNEMKQSLYMYKGRHTKKVICDRFGLTYHDINLLIF, encoded by the coding sequence ATGAGTACTACAAATATTTTTACTCCTTTTTCCGAAGAAGAATTGATTCCGAAGGAAGAGAAGTTGGAAGTGATAAAGAAAGGGAAACAGTTTAGCATAGGAATCCCTAAAGAAACCTGTCTTAACGAAAGAAGAACATGCATAACGCCCGATGCTGTACAGGTTTTGGTAGAGCACGGCCATGAAATCATCATCGAAGCTGGAGCAGGACAAGGTTCATTTTTCACCGATTTACAATACTCAGAATCGGGAGCTCGAATTACTCAGGATGCCAAAGAAGCATTTTCTCAGGATTTGGTTTTAAAAGTAAATCCACCTACAGAAGAGGAAATCGATTATTTCAAACCCAATACTTATCTGGTTTCTGCCCTTCAGATTAACTTAAGAGATAAAGAATATTTCTTAAAATTAGCCGAGAAAAAAATCAACGCTATTGCTTTTGAATTTATCGTTGACGAATACAAACAATTGGCTTTGGTAAGATTGGTTGGCGAAATTGCAGGTACCGTGTCAATCTTATACGCTTCAGAATTACTGGCTTTATCAAACGGTTTAATGCTTGGTGGAATCACCGGAGTAAGACCTACAGAAGTACTAATCATAGGAGCAGGAATCGTTGGCGAATTTGCCACAAAAGCAGCTATCGGTTTAGGGGCAAGTGTAAAAGTTTTTGACAACTCACTTTCAAAATTGAGAAGACTTCACACATTGGTTGACAGTAGAGTTCCTACCTCGATTATCGACCCTAAAGAATTAAGCAAAAGTTTAAGAAGAGCCGACGTTGTTATCGGAGCTTTACCAAGACTCAATATGCAGCCCATCATTACTGAAGAAATGGTAATGAAAATGAAAAAAGGCAGCGTTATCATCGACATCGTCATCGATAACGGAAAAGCCATCGAAACTTCAGAATTGACGACAATGGATGACCCTTACATCATCAAACACGGCGTTATTCACTGCGGATTACCGAATCTTACCTCAAAAATGCCGAGAACAACCACAAAAGCAATCTCCAATTTCTTCCTTTCTTATATCTTAAATTACGATATAGAAGGTGGTTTTGAAAATATGCTGATTCGCAAAAACGAAATGAAACAAAGTTTGTATATGTACAAAGGCAGACATACCAAAAAAGTGATCTGCGACCGTTTCGGCCTTACATACCACGACATCAATCTCTTAATATTCTAA
- the tsaE gene encoding tRNA (adenosine(37)-N6)-threonylcarbamoyltransferase complex ATPase subunit type 1 TsaE, producing the protein MQFTIHKISDWQKVVDSILPELKHNILLLKGNLGAGKTTFTQFLLKNLGSEDEVNSPTYSIVNEYSSPKGKIYHFDLYRLKNIEEVYDIGIEEYLDNAFLCIIEWPEVYEDELYGLNYHSMSINNSEGNREITFD; encoded by the coding sequence ATGCAATTTACTATTCATAAGATTAGCGACTGGCAAAAAGTCGTAGATTCTATTTTACCGGAACTTAAACACAATATTTTGCTTTTAAAAGGAAACTTAGGAGCAGGCAAAACAACGTTTACCCAGTTTCTGCTTAAAAATTTAGGTAGTGAAGATGAAGTAAACTCTCCTACTTATTCTATTGTAAACGAATACAGCTCCCCAAAAGGAAAAATTTATCACTTCGATTTGTATCGTTTAAAAAATATAGAAGAAGTGTATGACATCGGTATTGAAGAATATCTCGACAATGCATTTTTGTGCATTATAGAATGGCCTGAAGTGTATGAAGATGAGCTTTACGGATTAAATTACCATTCGATGAGCATCAATAATAGTGAAGGAAACAGAGAAATTACATTCGATTAA